A single window of Bombus pascuorum chromosome 1, iyBomPasc1.1, whole genome shotgun sequence DNA harbors:
- the LOC132909836 gene encoding uncharacterized protein LOC132909836 isoform X1: MENCSSSKTRNMTTTTGDPSTLKSPASLSGGDLVSRLLAATPPYLYNVPLTPHSFFFSEMLRSFVQAKTEVSSANNTTSVPRRRKRSWRDARDRPLELTTKERQHHHHHHHSQQQQQQQPPDKYFHTQQPPQQAETRLENGSKQSDGYDTASKVGNFEQKPNFGTDILKPVDENKSEFSKQSKSFFDERPRHFEQAQPPENMFASELQKVKPEESHSSDRKNCNYNDRSPYDDRTKSAIGNQELPPLLSDQKKLDFSRTFLPSLPGRGCDMLPGVKGFGLPGNVTNPEFLPGPLWYPPYPMPQSYPGIDPLHFFIDLRVSGHIWDRKLSERQLPFKGKHCSAFSVPQSKEYNSNRPLNLTRDEASTSRNSEENLRGTNYILRHLTRTYRDIGQARKATRSETSTSGESEDSSKDIDNNERSPKPEEISVASTSPEEERKDLRALIGLELVVDYVKEPKGDTSNEQNSQVTE; encoded by the exons ATGGAAAAC TGCTCATCTTCGAAAACCAGAAACATGACGACGACCACAGGCGATCCGTCGACTCTGAAGAGTCCAGCCTCGCTCTCCGGCGGCGATTTGGTGTCCCGCCTTCTAGCAGCGACTCCTCCATACCTGTACAACGTGCCCTTAACACCGCATAGCTTCTTCTTCAGCGAAATGTTGCGTTCGTTTGTGCAAGCAAAGACGGAAGTATCATCGGCGAACAACACGACGAGCGTACCTCGACGTCGCAAAAGATCTTGGCGAGACGCTCGGGATCGTCCCTTAGAATTAACCACGAAAGAAAGACAACATCATCACCATCACCATCACtcgcagcagcaacagcagcaacagccGCCggataaatatttccatactCAACAGCCGCCACAGCAAGCGGAGACGCGACTGGAGAACGGAAGCAAGCAAAGCGACGGCTACGACACCGCAAGTAAAGTGGGCAACTTCGAGCAGAAGCCGAACTTCGGGACAGACATTTTGAAACCGgtggatgaaaataaatctgaaTTTAGCAAGCAGAGTAAGAGCTTTTTCGACGAACGACCTCGTCACTTTGAGCAGGCTCAACCACCGGAAAACATGTTCGCCAGTGAATTGCAGAAAGTCAAGCCGGAAGAGTCTCACTCTAGCGACCGTAAGAATTGCAATTACAACGACAGAAGCCCGTACGATGATCGTACGAAGAGCGCGATTGGCAATCAAGAGCTACCGCCCCTGTTGTCAGATCAGAAGAAGCTCGATTTCTCGAGGACCTTTTTGCCCAGCCTTCCAGGAAGGGGCTGCGATATGCTTCCGGGCGTGAAAGGATTCGGTCTGCCCGGGAACGTCACCAACCCGGAATTCCTCCCTGGTCCACTTTGGTATCCACCTTATCCAATGCCTCAATCATATCCTGGCATCGATCCTCTACACTTCTTCATCGACCTTCGCGTATCCGGTCATATCTGGGATCGCAAGTTGAGCGAGAGACAACTGCCCTTCAAAGGCAAACACTGTTCCGCCTTCAGTGTGCCACAATCCAAGGAATATAATAGCAATCGACCTTTAAATTTGACGAGAGACGAGGCTAGCACGTCTAGGAACAGCGAGGAAAATCTACGTGGcactaattatattttgagaCACTTGACTAGGACGTACAGGGACATTGGCCAGGCACGGAAAGCAACCAGGAGCGAAACATCGACTTCTGGCGAGAGCGAAGATAGTTCAAAGGACATTGATAATA ACGAAAGATCTCCAAAACCGGAAGAAATCTCGGTTGCGTCCACAAGTCCGGAAGAAGAGAGGAAGGATCTTCGAGCGTTGATAGGGTTGGAACTGGTGGTGGATTATGTGAAAGAGCCGAAGGGAGATACCTCGAACGAGCAGAATTCGCAAGTAACCGAATAA
- the LOC132909836 gene encoding uncharacterized protein LOC132909836 isoform X2 has translation MTTTTGDPSTLKSPASLSGGDLVSRLLAATPPYLYNVPLTPHSFFFSEMLRSFVQAKTEVSSANNTTSVPRRRKRSWRDARDRPLELTTKERQHHHHHHHSQQQQQQQPPDKYFHTQQPPQQAETRLENGSKQSDGYDTASKVGNFEQKPNFGTDILKPVDENKSEFSKQSKSFFDERPRHFEQAQPPENMFASELQKVKPEESHSSDRKNCNYNDRSPYDDRTKSAIGNQELPPLLSDQKKLDFSRTFLPSLPGRGCDMLPGVKGFGLPGNVTNPEFLPGPLWYPPYPMPQSYPGIDPLHFFIDLRVSGHIWDRKLSERQLPFKGKHCSAFSVPQSKEYNSNRPLNLTRDEASTSRNSEENLRGTNYILRHLTRTYRDIGQARKATRSETSTSGESEDSSKDIDNNERSPKPEEISVASTSPEEERKDLRALIGLELVVDYVKEPKGDTSNEQNSQVTE, from the exons ATGACGACGACCACAGGCGATCCGTCGACTCTGAAGAGTCCAGCCTCGCTCTCCGGCGGCGATTTGGTGTCCCGCCTTCTAGCAGCGACTCCTCCATACCTGTACAACGTGCCCTTAACACCGCATAGCTTCTTCTTCAGCGAAATGTTGCGTTCGTTTGTGCAAGCAAAGACGGAAGTATCATCGGCGAACAACACGACGAGCGTACCTCGACGTCGCAAAAGATCTTGGCGAGACGCTCGGGATCGTCCCTTAGAATTAACCACGAAAGAAAGACAACATCATCACCATCACCATCACtcgcagcagcaacagcagcaacagccGCCggataaatatttccatactCAACAGCCGCCACAGCAAGCGGAGACGCGACTGGAGAACGGAAGCAAGCAAAGCGACGGCTACGACACCGCAAGTAAAGTGGGCAACTTCGAGCAGAAGCCGAACTTCGGGACAGACATTTTGAAACCGgtggatgaaaataaatctgaaTTTAGCAAGCAGAGTAAGAGCTTTTTCGACGAACGACCTCGTCACTTTGAGCAGGCTCAACCACCGGAAAACATGTTCGCCAGTGAATTGCAGAAAGTCAAGCCGGAAGAGTCTCACTCTAGCGACCGTAAGAATTGCAATTACAACGACAGAAGCCCGTACGATGATCGTACGAAGAGCGCGATTGGCAATCAAGAGCTACCGCCCCTGTTGTCAGATCAGAAGAAGCTCGATTTCTCGAGGACCTTTTTGCCCAGCCTTCCAGGAAGGGGCTGCGATATGCTTCCGGGCGTGAAAGGATTCGGTCTGCCCGGGAACGTCACCAACCCGGAATTCCTCCCTGGTCCACTTTGGTATCCACCTTATCCAATGCCTCAATCATATCCTGGCATCGATCCTCTACACTTCTTCATCGACCTTCGCGTATCCGGTCATATCTGGGATCGCAAGTTGAGCGAGAGACAACTGCCCTTCAAAGGCAAACACTGTTCCGCCTTCAGTGTGCCACAATCCAAGGAATATAATAGCAATCGACCTTTAAATTTGACGAGAGACGAGGCTAGCACGTCTAGGAACAGCGAGGAAAATCTACGTGGcactaattatattttgagaCACTTGACTAGGACGTACAGGGACATTGGCCAGGCACGGAAAGCAACCAGGAGCGAAACATCGACTTCTGGCGAGAGCGAAGATAGTTCAAAGGACATTGATAATA ACGAAAGATCTCCAAAACCGGAAGAAATCTCGGTTGCGTCCACAAGTCCGGAAGAAGAGAGGAAGGATCTTCGAGCGTTGATAGGGTTGGAACTGGTGGTGGATTATGTGAAAGAGCCGAAGGGAGATACCTCGAACGAGCAGAATTCGCAAGTAACCGAATAA